From Magnetococcales bacterium:
CGATTTTGCATCGCTGGCTGAAGCCCAGGCCTGGGCCGATCAGGATCCCTACGTCGCTGCCGGAGTCTACGCCCGGGTCACCGTCAAGCCTTTCAAAAAAGTCCTGCCATGATGACCATCCGGGTTGTCTGGCGTTTCTGAAGTTGCTCCTGGTCGGGAGAGTGTGTCATGAGGGAGAGCGTGTCATGAAGAGAGTTCTGGTTCCCCTGGCCCAGGGATGCGAAGAGCTGGAAGCCGTCACCCTGATCGATCTGTTCCGCCGTGCCGGCATCGAGGTTGTTTCCGCCGGCCTGGATGACCAGCCGGTCAAGGCCAGTCGGGGCGTGGTCCTGATCCCGGATGCCACCCTCGATCAGGTGATCGGGCAGGAGTTCGATCTGATCGTTCTGCCCGGCGGTCTGCCCGGTACCGAACGACTCAACAAGGATCCGCGCATCAAATCCCTGCTCCAGAAAATGGCTGCCGCCGGCAAGTACGTCGCCGCCATCTGCGCGGCCCCATCCGTTCTGGCCAACGCCGGCGTGTTGCAGGGACGCAAGGCCACCAGCTATCCCGGGATTCTGGAAAAAATGTCCCTTCCCACGGTGACCATCCTGGATACACCCGTGGTTACCGACGATCGGATCATCACTTCCCGTGGCCCGGGAACCGCTCTTCTCTTCGGTCTCGACCTGATTGAAAAATTGGCCGGTGCCGCCAAACGACTCGAAGTGGCCAAAGGATTGCTTGTTGATTCCCATACCGGACTCCCCACCTGATTTTCGTCTTTTCTCGGCACAGATTTCACGGTATCCCACCTTTTTCCATCAAACGGGTGGCTCTTTGTTTCGTTGTCCTTTAGAATGGGGGGATGTCGTGAATTCAATATGCAGGGGATTCCATTGTGAGCAGAATGACGGATGACGAACTCATCGAGGAGCTGAAAGCCCGCTTTGACAGTACCAAGCAGGCCCTCCACGATGTCAAGATGGTTACGAAAAAGCTGGAAGTCGTCAACAAAAAACTTGAAGCTTCCGAAAGGGTCAAGAGCAACTTCGTCTCCCACATGAAGAATGAGATCAACAATCCGTTGACCTCCATCCTCGGTCTCTCCCAGCAATTAATGACCATGGAAGAGCCTAACCGGGAAATCGTCGCCTCGGTCAGCACCATGATCCATTCCGAGGCTTTCAATCTGGACTTCCAACTGCGCAACATTTTTGCCGCCGCCGAACTGGAGTCAGGTGACACGGAAATTCATGTCAACGTGGTGGATGTGGATACGGTCGTCATGGAAACTGTGGACTCCTTCGAACATGTCATCCTCCAGAAGCGTCTTTCCGTCGGATACAATCGAAAAGCCCAGTTTGATGCCAAGGAACACCTTTTTTTCAAGACCGATGCGGAAAAGCTTCAGTTGGTTTTTGCCAATTTGTTCTCCAATGCCATTGAATTCAATAAGGACGACGGCAGAATCTATATCGATCTGCGCATCCAGGACAATCGGCTCCTGCTCTCGGTGACCGACACCGGGGTCGGCGTGGACAAAAGCCAGATCAGCCGGATTTTCGACCGCTTTGTGCAGTTGGAATCCGGAACCACCAAAACCCATCGAGGCCACGGACTGGGCCTGAGCATCACCAAGGCCATCGTAGACATGCTGGAAGGATCCATCTCCGTCAACAACACCACCTTCGGGGCTGATACCACCACAGTCGTGGAAAACAAATCCGGGAAAGTGCAGCGATCGGGTTGCACATTCACCATTGCCATTCCGGAAGTGGAAATGGATGTTGACGCCGCCGCCTTTTCCGTGGATGGCAATGAGTTCTTCTTCGACGATGAGAAAATCGAGGCCTTTTGATGGGTTCGGACCTCAACCAACAAAAAGGAAACGACCCGTTTCTGTTGCCGGGACAACTTTTTGCCAAAAAAGGGCAATTCAAGATCACCACAGTATTGGGATCGTGTATTGCCGTCTGCCTGTGGGATCCGTCCCTGCGGTTGGGTGGCATGAATCACTTCAAACTCCCCCTCTGGAACGGTGATGGCCTCCCTTCCCCCAAATACGGCAATATCGCCATCACGAAACTGATTGAGGCCATGGTGGGAATCGGTTGCCGGAAAGCCTCCCTGAAAGCCAAAATTTTTGGCGGGGGTGCGGTCCTGCAAAGTTCCAGCGGCCTCCTCAATGTCGGCGAACGTAACATCAACGCCGCACGCGATATCCTGCGTGAACAGGGTATTCCCATCGTCGCAGCGGATGTCGGGGGAACCTCAAGCCGTAAAGTTATTTTTAATACCTACGAGGGTACCATACTTTTGAAAAAGGCCAGTTCCGCCTGACAGGGAATCTTGTCCGAGGGGTTCGGCGTGACGGCTCATGATGCAGGAAGGAGTCAACCATGCCAGGCTTTGGCATACCGGGAATCGGCAGCTTGCGTTCGGGTGGCATTCTTTGTTTTGGTGACAGTCTGACCGAAGGGTATGGTGTCGGGCATGACGAGTCCTACCCATATTTTTTGCAACAGCGTCTGCGGGAACAGGGCCACTCCCTGCGCGTCATCAATGCCGGCATCTCTGGTGAAACCACCGGTGATGCCCTGCAACGCCTGAAAAAAGCCATCCGGACCCAACCCGATTTTGCCATCATAGCCCTGGGAGCCAACGATGCTTTTCTGGGTGTTCCCCATGCCATCATGGAGGGCAATCTGGCGGAAATTATCGTGGCTTTTCAGCAGGCCGGCAGTCGGGTCATTCTGGGCGGCCTGGCGATCCCGGCCATTTTTGGAGTTCGGGATCCCCAACAATTTGCGGCCATCTTCCCTCAGTTGGCCATGCGTTACGGAATTGCCCTGGTGCCGGATTTTTTGGCCGGCGTACCCGGCCAACGCCGCTACAATCTTTTGGATGGCTTTCACCCCAATGGTGCGGGGTATGCACTGATCATGGAAAATGTCTGGTCCGTTTTGCAACCGTTGCTGCCTGTGCCCTCATAGGTTGAACATGAACGAACCTGGCAATGATCTCCTCGCCATCGCATTCCTGGCAGGGTTTTTGGGGGATTCAAGCATGCCAATTCGGGGTATCATGGCTCTGCTTTGGGACTGGATTGCTGTGCCGATTCGGTTCATGATTCACATGGTGTCGGGATGGCATTATACTGTAAACTGGTGAATGTTTCCCGCCAGGCAAAACGGGAACGGCGTTCAAGGCGTCCATATACGATAAATCCTTGACGGCAGGATGTGGTATTGGGAATCAGCTTTCTCTCCTGCGTGGGGTGAATCAAGAAGAAAGAGACGGGGTCAAAATGGGAAATATGCCAAACCCTCCGATCAATCAGGATATTCTGCCACAAGGTGCGTTTGATTTTTTCATGCTGGCGGAACAGATGC
This genomic window contains:
- a CDS encoding DJ-1/PfpI family protein: MKRVLVPLAQGCEELEAVTLIDLFRRAGIEVVSAGLDDQPVKASRGVVLIPDATLDQVIGQEFDLIVLPGGLPGTERLNKDPRIKSLLQKMAAAGKYVAAICAAPSVLANAGVLQGRKATSYPGILEKMSLPTVTILDTPVVTDDRIITSRGPGTALLFGLDLIEKLAGAAKRLEVAKGLLVDSHTGLPT
- a CDS encoding HAMP domain-containing histidine kinase, producing the protein MSRMTDDELIEELKARFDSTKQALHDVKMVTKKLEVVNKKLEASERVKSNFVSHMKNEINNPLTSILGLSQQLMTMEEPNREIVASVSTMIHSEAFNLDFQLRNIFAAAELESGDTEIHVNVVDVDTVVMETVDSFEHVILQKRLSVGYNRKAQFDAKEHLFFKTDAEKLQLVFANLFSNAIEFNKDDGRIYIDLRIQDNRLLLSVTDTGVGVDKSQISRIFDRFVQLESGTTKTHRGHGLGLSITKAIVDMLEGSISVNNTTFGADTTTVVENKSGKVQRSGCTFTIAIPEVEMDVDAAAFSVDGNEFFFDDEKIEAF
- a CDS encoding chemotaxis protein CheD, which gives rise to MGSDLNQQKGNDPFLLPGQLFAKKGQFKITTVLGSCIAVCLWDPSLRLGGMNHFKLPLWNGDGLPSPKYGNIAITKLIEAMVGIGCRKASLKAKIFGGGAVLQSSSGLLNVGERNINAARDILREQGIPIVAADVGGTSSRKVIFNTYEGTILLKKASSA
- a CDS encoding arylesterase, which produces MPGFGIPGIGSLRSGGILCFGDSLTEGYGVGHDESYPYFLQQRLREQGHSLRVINAGISGETTGDALQRLKKAIRTQPDFAIIALGANDAFLGVPHAIMEGNLAEIIVAFQQAGSRVILGGLAIPAIFGVRDPQQFAAIFPQLAMRYGIALVPDFLAGVPGQRRYNLLDGFHPNGAGYALIMENVWSVLQPLLPVPS